The segment ACGTGTCGATGGATATCGCCGCGAATAAAGTGACGGGGATTATCGGCCCGTCCGGTTGCGGCAAGTCGACGTTTTTGCGAAGCATAAACCGTATGAATGAAACTATACTCGGAACAAGGGCGGAAGGCCTGATAGCTCTTGACGGCAAGAGCATTTATGATGAAGATGTCGATGTCGTGGATATAAGACGAAGGGTGGGGATGGTGTTTCAAAAATCCAACCCATTCCCTAAAACTATTTTTGATAATGTTGCGTACGGGCTTAAGATAAACGGCATAAAGGACAAATATTTTATACAGGATAGGGTGGAGAGAAGCTTAAAAGATGCGGCGATATGGAGTGAGGTCAAAGATAGGTTGAATAGGAACGCGTTTGAATTGTCCGGCGGCCAACAGCAGAGGCTTTGCATTGCCAGGGCTTTGGCGGTCGAGCCGGAGGTTATCCTTATGGACGAGCCGGCATCGGCGCTGGATCCTACGGCGACATTAAAGATAGAAGAGCTCATCCAGGAGTTGAAGAAGAAATATACGATAGTCATAGTTACGCACAACATGCAACAGGCCGCCAGGATATCCGATTTTACCGCTTTCTTTATGCTGGGCGAGCTCGTAGAATATAATCTGACCAGCATAATGTTTACCAAGCCGTCTAAAAAAATAACCGAGGATTATATAACGGGGAGATTCGGGTGAAATATAAAAAGATAATTTTATACGGTGTCTTATGTTTTTTATTGTCATCCTGTGAAACAATAAAAGAGATAAGGCAAAGTGATGTGTTTAATAAAGCGGGACAATTTCGTCTAAACCCCGTCCATCCCAACACCTACTGGTTTAATGGTAAGACGTATGAGTATAACGATTACAAGATCGAGATCGTCTCCTGGCCCTGCAAAGTTCATGTAAAATGGGATGGTAAATATATAGGCGATACGCCGATGATATATAGCTTTACCGGAACGCTGGATAAAGACGATGTCGTGAGGATGGTGGTTATACCTTTTGATGAAAGTTTTGGGCCGCAGGAAGCGGTTTTGAGGATAAGGGATGAACTTCCGAGAAAGATGGATTTTAAGCTCAACAAGAAATAGGAGGTACGGATAATATGGAACGACATTTTGACCAGGAGTTGAAAGAGCTTAACAAAGATATTCTGAGAATGGGTTGTTATGCGGAAGAGGCGATATTCAAATCGATAGAGTCTCTCAAAAACCGCGACGCTTCGCTCGCCAAAAATGTGATCAAAGGCGATGCCGACGTTGATAAGCTGGAATTGGATATAGATGAGAAATGCATAGACCTGATCGCCCGTTATCAGCCGATGGCCAAGGACCTGCGTTTTATCACGACAGGCATGAAGCTGAATACAGAGCTGGAGCGGATAGCCGATATAGCCGTCGATATCGCTCAGCGTTCGCTGGAACTCTCGAACAAGCCGCTTTTAAAGCCGCTTGTGGATATACCAAGGTTGACGGCTGTCGCGCAGGGTATGGTGAAGCTTTCAGTCGATTCATTCGTAAAACAGGACGTGGGATTAGCCAGAAAGGTAATACTATCCGACAGCGAAGCTGACCTTTTAAGAGATACTATCTCGAAAGAGCTCGTGGACGACTACATGATGAAAGACCCGTCTTCCGCCCCGAGAGCCGTTCAACTTCTCCTGATAACGCGCTTTCTGGAACGTATTTGCGACCACACCACCAATATAGCCGAAGACGTCATATATATGGTCCAGGCCGAAGTCGTAAAACATCATCCGGAAAAATTGGGATGAAGTTTTTAGGAATGCCTTGTCAAAAAATAATTGACAAACATAATCATGAATGGTATATATAACACATAACTTTGGCAGGGAATTCGGCGAGAATCCGAAACTGTACCCGCAACTGTATACAGGCATATAATGTGACCTGTGAGTCAGAACGCGAAGTCCTCCGGGGATAGAGGTGCTAAAATAGTCTTAACAAGGAAGATTATTTGACCCAACCTCTATGAAAAAGGTTGGGTTTTTTGTTTTACAATACAAATATATACAGGTCCTGCTTAAAGCAGGATAAAAGGGAAGCTTGTAAAGTCAAGCGCGGTCCCGCCGCTGTAACCGGGGACGAAAGTCACAACTAGCCACTGTCTAGTATTCATTAGGCGGGAAGGCGTGATGAGTAGACTGATCCGGCAGCCAGAAGACCTGCCTGTATGTGTAGCCTCGCGGAAGGATTAAGTAAGCAGGGTGCAATCCTTAAGCTTTTTATAATTAGCTTAAGGATTTTTTTATTTTATGCGAATCAACGTATTAACCGATAAACCTACAGATAGTATTTTGAAAAGTTTATTTCAAGAGGATTTTTCGCTTGTCAGGGAGCAAATACTGGAAGCACTTACTTGCGAACCGGACAAAAATAAACTCTTTGGAGTTATTCTATGTGAGCATTTTAAGAAAGTCAAAGAATGTGAGAATCTTAGTCTAAAAATAATCGCATTAAAAAACGTATTAATGGCGTTGGATTATCTGGGAGAGCAGTGATATATGCCTAATAGAACAATTTTGTTAGATGAAAAAGAATTAATTGAGCTTCAGAGGATTTTGCTGGATAAAGACGAAAAGGGCGCATTAGAGTTTTTAAGAAAAATCGAAGAGAGATCAAAGCCATCAAAGAGCGTATGCAGGCCTTGGGGCAAATAAAAAGGAGGCGGGTAAATGACACAGGTGAAATTACATGTAGAATTATTGGATTTTTCACAGAATGCCTTGTCTATAATCTATGCGTCATGTCGGCAGTGTTATTCGGCGGATTTTGCCGGGAAGATATTTGCCGATGGCCTTAAGGACGCATCGAAACAGGAAGAATTTGTACGGCAGGTCGTCTCTTCGGGGCATGAGAGCCCCCTTGAGCATGTGAAGTTTACCTTTGCCATTGAAGGCGTATCAAGGGCGTTAACTCATCAGCTTGTAAGGCACAGGATAGCTTCATATTCCCAGCAGAGCCAAAGATATGTAAAAGAAACCTCTTTTGACTACATTATCCCGCCTTCAATAGAATCCGATGAAGAGATGAAGAGGGAATACATCGGCGTTATGCATAAGATCCAGGATAGTTATAACAATCTGTTAAAGCTGTTTGAGAAAAAAGGCAAGAAGGGCGAAGCGGCAAATCAGGATACGCGTTTTGTACTACCTCAAGCGGCAGAGACAAAGATAGTCGTGACTATGAATTGCAGGGAACTGAAACATTTCTTCGAAGAGCGGTGCTGCACCCGGGCGCAGTGGGAAGTTAGGAAACTGGCTGAAGAAATGCTAAAGATATGCAAACAGGAGTTGCCCGCTGTTTTTAATAATTCTGGGGCAAAATGTATAAAACTTGGATATTGTCCGGAAGGCACGAAATTTACATGTAAGAAGTACCCGTTAAAAGAAGAAGCCCTTGGAGGTAAGTATGCCGATGCTCGTTGAAAATATGTTTAAAAAAATAGTAAAAAGGGATGGCTCCGAAGAAGAGTTTGATTCCAGGAAGATTGTAAATGCTATAAATAAAGCAGGAGTTGCGGCGGGGGAGTTCGGTATTGATGCTGCCGAAAAGTTGGCTGACAAGGTTTTGAATACAGCCTTTCAGTTTACCGTTAACGACAATCCGTCAGTCGAAATGATGCAGGATATCGTGGAAGAGGTGCTTATAGCCTCTCCCTATAAAAAAGCCGCCAAGGCGTTCATTTTATATAGAGATGAACATGCCAGGATACGGGAAATTACATCGAAGTTTAACGTTAATCTTGTGGATCAATACATCAATAACATGGATTGGCAGGTAAAAGAGAACAGTAATATGGGTTTTTCTTTGCAGGGGCTTAATAATTATCTTTCTTCGGAAGTGAGCAAGATATACTGGCTCAATAAAATTTACACCAATAATATTAAGGAAGCTCATTTGGGCGGAGATTTTCATATCCACGACCTTGGCATTTTAAGCGCATATTGCGTC is part of the Candidatus Omnitrophota bacterium genome and harbors:
- the phoU gene encoding phosphate signaling complex protein PhoU, which produces MERHFDQELKELNKDILRMGCYAEEAIFKSIESLKNRDASLAKNVIKGDADVDKLELDIDEKCIDLIARYQPMAKDLRFITTGMKLNTELERIADIAVDIAQRSLELSNKPLLKPLVDIPRLTAVAQGMVKLSVDSFVKQDVGLARKVILSDSEADLLRDTISKELVDDYMMKDPSSAPRAVQLLLITRFLERICDHTTNIAEDVIYMVQAEVVKHHPEKLG
- the thyX gene encoding FAD-dependent thymidylate synthase, which produces MTQVKLHVELLDFSQNALSIIYASCRQCYSADFAGKIFADGLKDASKQEEFVRQVVSSGHESPLEHVKFTFAIEGVSRALTHQLVRHRIASYSQQSQRYVKETSFDYIIPPSIESDEEMKREYIGVMHKIQDSYNNLLKLFEKKGKKGEAANQDTRFVLPQAAETKIVVTMNCRELKHFFEERCCTRAQWEVRKLAEEMLKICKQELPAVFNNSGAKCIKLGYCPEGTKFTCKKYPLKEEALGGKYADAR
- the pstB gene encoding phosphate ABC transporter ATP-binding protein PstB, with protein sequence MENVKIRVGQFNFYYGQARVLKNVSMDIAANKVTGIIGPSGCGKSTFLRSINRMNETILGTRAEGLIALDGKSIYDEDVDVVDIRRRVGMVFQKSNPFPKTIFDNVAYGLKINGIKDKYFIQDRVERSLKDAAIWSEVKDRLNRNAFELSGGQQQRLCIARALAVEPEVILMDEPASALDPTATLKIEELIQELKKKYTIVIVTHNMQQAARISDFTAFFMLGELVEYNLTSIMFTKPSKKITEDYITGRFG